The nucleotide window TAAGTTTCTTCATGAGTCCAaataaacaacaaaaacaatacaacaacattgtaataaaaaaaaacataagcaAAAGTCTAAAATACAATAGAAACCTACACCAGTCCaaaaaaaaagaacacaacaAAAGCTCAATTATCCAACAACAATAACTAACCAAACCAAACTAATAACAATAACACATCAGTTCAAAAACCATTATAGAATAGTTTAACTTCTTGTGCTTAAATCACCATTGATAATCTTGAAACATCTAGTAAAAGTATTGATTGAGttagttaaatgataaaaaatgtttgcaaaaaaaaaataaacatttaaCTTTATAAACTAATGCTAAGTATATTACCTTCTTGATCTTCGGGTATTTTGAATAAATCTagcaaatttaaaaacaaaagtgTTAGTTAAATTATGGGAATGGTtactaatataaataatacaaaagcttattttataaattaaaatttatatattaccgTCTTCCATGGTTTGAAGTTCATCAACATAATCTTCAAGATTGATGGCATCATTAGATTTCCAAAGCCAATCTTATGTGCAAACCAAAGCCTCGACCATGAGAGGAGTTAGAGAACTTCTAAAACTATCGAGAACACGTCCACCCATGCTAAATGCACTTTCCGAGGCAACTATTGAGATAGGAATAGCAAGAATATCTCGAGCCATTTGTGCAAGAATAGGGAATCTAGGACTGTTTATTTTCCACCACAATAGTAAATCAAATGAACTTGAATTATTTACTTCTTCATCCTCACCCAAATATCTATCCAACTCAGATTTTCTTTCTAATCCAACTTGTTTCTTCTTCTTAAGGTATTTTTGTTTGGCCAAGCCCATTTTCATTTTTGACTAATCTATTTCCATTGAACTGCAAAGATTTGTCGAAGAACTAGATCTACCTTCAAACAATTCAATTCTCCTGGCATTAGAAGAATACTCATTGAACAAGCAATGCAATTCTTTATCAATCATTTTCATAATGTCATTAGAAACATTAGGAAAAAGCAAGTTGACCCCAAAGTCCAAAAAACTCATTTTACATCGCGTATTAAAGATGACCGCTAAGTAAACTAGCATGTTAATCTTGTTTCTTCACCTCAATACTTATTATATTTCTCTCTCATTTTGGAAGTCATAGAAATTATGTCTAGATCTCCACAATCTTGTCACCCATCAAAAAGACAATGCACATCCGTCAATACTTCAAAAAGTGAATGAGAGGTAACATGCAAAGATCCAGACACCTTCAATGTAAGATGATAAAAAAGGCTCCAATACTTTTATAACTCTTCGAACAATTTCCCAATCATCAAACATAGGAACTCCATCTCCAGCAGTAAGATCAAGAAAAAAGTTATGGTAATCACGTACATATGATTCAACTGCACGCTCATATTTTTTGGCCACCTTTAACATCATATATGTTGAGTCCATCTAGTAGGCACATGTAAACACAATTGAGCCTTACTATCTATCATTTCTTCTTTTACCCGTTGGTTGAATTTTGTCAACCTCGGTGGTGATGCTCTTATATACCTTACAGCACCACTAACTCGATCCACAGACACAGAAGCATCCTTAATACCGTATTGCACAATGAGATCAAGAATGTGCGCAACACATCTCATATGAATAAATTTTCCATTTGCAatagaagtgtaacaccccaaacccggcccagacgctatggccgaatctggtgtgtcacgttgaagtgttttagcgaaaaccgtatttccattgaaaacccttcttaaattgAAAGAATCCCTTATTAACTTTTAGGAAAAAAAACACCTTTCAGTTGCGAataccttgtttaaaacatttgatttaaaaaaacttaatatttaagaatttaattaCGGAAACGTagaaacatactataatttagaaaacccatgttcaacttcttgtaattacaatgaaaattaataacataattcaagtaataataacataatgaaagccttattacaatttggtctgaaacatacttaaaaagaaataaaaacttaaatgctaaaaaaaatttaagtccaaaacatcttgctagctggccacctagagtccctccaaacatcaaaccttcTAATCGAAAAAagacttgaaaataaaataaaagaggggtgaGTTTTCAGAACTCAATGTGTACAAACCTTggcaaaaacaagcattcaaaataaaaaaacatcattcatcaatcatgcaatgcaatcccatccaaattatccatccgctacacaccaaattTCCCCTTCCctgtcacaccatgtgggatataaatatcaacccacccaacccataCACCATGGTAGCCCTGGCTatgaactaccttcatttacatattgggctttaaagtcagttggtggatccacgattgtcaagcaaccatgcgatcctcatatacttcctccgctccataattcccacccatatgcaacctaagcgaatatcatatgtatgcatgtcacgtccataaaacttacattcagcaCCTAGGGGTAATTCAGTCATTTTTTTGCTCTTAGGGGCGTTTCAgtaatttttccttaattatggttttcacttaccatggcccgttaacaagtctcgtgagctaagatgaacgaatattatgcaccaagtaggattccagagaagaggaggtgggtcattaagaccgcttaagtaccaagctctccctagatccaatcctagacatgcatatactcgttgccacaccttaaccccttTGACCTGCCcatggtcgcaatatattaattaaatcttatgtggatatcatatactaggcctataACCCTTACAAAGCCGAaataatttcacatacctgtatctggcccactaagcccaatcatattcatatggcccattaggtccAAATCACTTGTATATGACCCATTAGgctcaaatcacatttatatggcccgtgaGGCCcactcacattcatattcatgctcacatacaagttcctatcacataaCATCAACATTATaggcccaatagcccatcgggcccatttagcccatttcggcccatatggccaaatcacaacccaagtccacggaatcacccgtaggcctcaggcaacctatcgatctcccccttacgagtgttcgcgcactcgcaagactaccgtagccaaactttcagcttttcgacttttcggcatttcagcttttaccCGTACATAATgcgtgtgcagtgtatgtacacacctggtaagcaagcgtgatgcgatctccttagcccaaacctacaattgatatcactcaaagattaatcacaCGTACTTATCGATTATTTTACCAAAAGctggaatctcaccttaaccttacctgaacgCCAAGCCTTTACTAGCTTTTACTTTGATCACTAAACACGCGTATTTTTTAGATCTGAAGAGCAAATCGGAAGGAATCTAAAACTAAAATCTgacactaattccctaccaaagtcgaTTAGAAAGAAGTGAGGAACCGAATACTCGATACTTATCAAAAACCAATTGGGAGAgcgaacacttacactagaatcgacTGGGTGGAAAGAGTAGTGGCAGCACCAAGGGTATTCAGCTCTTAGAGATTTGAATGGAAAAAAATGATTACTCGGCACCaaagaagagaggaagaagaatcggctaaaGCAAAGAAAATATTGATTAGAGGAGGGATAAGAATTCGGtacaaagaaataaaagaaaaaaaagggttttcggctttttagaGAAAAGGGTTTCTGGCAGAAAGTGAAGGGAAATTCGTCATTAGCTTTTCAACCCtcccattcggcacctatttatagccctatagccgaattcttcaagcccaagttcccaattcggctccacttactcctcacttctcatcttctcgtttttctccctgataaccccttgatcctttccttaattttctcttctgaacactccccttggagtccatcttcaaaaaacttccatccttctagaaggccaaaattaaactctaaaaatactaagctaggatttgaaccttggacccccttgctagctactaacgccacctcactACACATTatgtggcatcacttagccactctacCACAGGCTCCTTTTGCGTACAATTGtttcttcatttattcaaaagtcCACCTATTTGTCAGccctaattcttttaataataaaattttaatttcttctaccccttaattcaaACTCAACCTTAGCTAAGACCTACTAAAATTATCATTTGGAGAAgaatattaaacacaatttttatcaaaatcgaaaataaaaaaaatcgagattttgggatttttagattttgggatttttgtatttcgagatttttggggcgttacaactctacccccctaagagaaatttcatcctcgaaattcacctgattcaaacagttgaggatGTTGACATCGCATCacttcctcaagttcccaagtagcctccttaaccttgtgattacgccaaagcactttcactaatgaaaCGGACTTCCTTCTCAGTACCTTAACATCACGACCAATTATTTGTATAGATTCTTCCTCGAAAGTTAGGTCTGGTCTGACCTTGATTTCTTCAATCGCCATGACATGGGAAGGATCCGAGTGATATCGTCTCAGCATAGAAACATGGAACACGTCGTGGATTTGGCCTAGTTCAGGAGGTAATTCCAGCTGATAAGCGACTGTCCCAATCCATCTTGCAAcccgatatggcccaatgaaccttgggcttagctttCTTTTACGTCCAAACCTTAACACCTTAAGAAAAACTGAGTTTCCCATGGCATACTCTATCTATCGACGCTTAAGGTCAACATATGACTTCTGCCTATCCGAGGCCTCCTTCAAATGATCTCGAATCATGtttaccttatcctcagtatcagttACTAACTCAGGGCCCAAAACTCTCCATTcgcccaactctgtccaacatgttagagttcgacaccttcgcccatacagtgcctcgtatGGAGCCATCCCAATGCttgcttgataactattattgtacgcgAATTCGGCTAACGGTAAATAGTCGTCCCAGCTACCTCGGaactcaatcacgcatcccctcaacatatcttccaatacttggatcaccctttccgactgtatatcagtttgagggtggaaagccatactgaaattcaacctagtacccaacgcctcatgcagcttcttccaaaatcacgaagtGAAACATgggtccctatcagatattatggagactggcactccatgcaatcttacaatctcaacCACATATAGCCTAGCCAGCTTTTGCAACGAGTAATTGGTACGAACCGATacaaaatgggcagacttggttaaccgatccactataacccatattgaGTCTTTCTTAGCAAgcgtcaagggtaacccactaacaaagtccatagtgatcatttcccacttccagagtggaatcttcACCGGATGAAGCAATcttgaaggcaactgatgtttcgctttcaccttttgacaaaccaaGTATTTACCTACGAACTCCATAACCtcgcgcttaagtccaggccaccaataaagctcacgCAAATTCTGATACATCTTGTTTCCGCCAGGATGCATTGCATAGAgactgctatgtgcttcctgtagaaCAGACTGCCTTAGATCATCGTCCTTTGGTAAACACATTCTCCCACGGAAACACAAtactccttcactatttatcccaaagtcCGATGTATCTCTACTCTCCACTTGTTTATAACGAGCACTCAAAGTCTCATCCACTAATTAATTACTCCTTATCTGCTCGAGGCACACTGGCTTTACTTAAAGCTTAGCTAACAAGGTACCATCATCCAACAAACTTAAATGGGCGAACATAGCTCTCAATTCTATCTTAGCCCTACAACTTAACCCGTTGGCTACCACATTCGCTTTGccagggtggtactcaatcgtacaatcataatccttcaataattccacccacctacgTTGCCTACGATTTAGCTTCTTTTGGGTAATGAGGTACTGAaaaactcttgtggtctgaataaattatgcacttctccccgtacaagtaatgccttcatattttaagtacgaacaCCACCGtaactagctccaaatcatgggttgggtaattcacctcgtgagtcttaagttgtcgtgatgcatatgtaaccacttttccttcttgtatcaatacgtAACCTAAGCCTACATGTGATTCGTCATTATAAACAGTAAACTCCTTCCAAGGCACTAGCTGGATCAACACAGGGGCCTTAGTAAAAACTTCcttgagttttccaaaactctcttgctgcttatatgtccaaacaaacggtacctcCTTCCTTAACAACTTAGTTAAGGGTACAGCAATTACCGAAAAGCCCTCAACAAACAGCCTATAGTATCCTGCcaagcccagaaaacttcagatttcTGATACCGACTTGGGTGTTTTCCAGTCTAACACCGCTttaatttttcgaggatccaccttaatcccctcggctgaCACCAAATGTCCTAGAAACgtaacctcccttagccaaaaatcacacttactgaatttggcatacagctgcttctccctcaaagtctgcaacacaatccttaagtgtgcatcatgctcatcctcatcttttgagtacaccaaaatgtcatctataaaaactACCACGAACCGATCTAAGTAGGGTTGAAAGAcccgattcatgagatccatgaaagtGGCAGGTACGTTCGtcagcccgaatggcatcactaagaactcgtagtgcccataacgagttcTGAAAGTCGTCTTATGAACATCTACCTCCAATTTCAATTGGTGATATCTCGAACGCAGATCAATCTTCGAGAAAACAGAAGTTCCCCTAAACTGATCGAAAAGATCATCGATTCTCGATagagggtacttgtttttaacagttaacttgtttaactgtcgataatcgatgcacattcgtaaggttccatccttcttcttcacgaataacaccaGTGCTCCCCATGGGGACACACTTGGTAggatgaatcctcgatccaaTAATTCCTGAATCTGTGCCTTAAGTTCCACCAACTCTTTTGGTGACATCCGATAAGGAGCGATAGACACCGGTGCCGTCCCAGGTaacaactcgattccaaattctacttccctactGGGTGGCAACCCTAGCAGCTCCTCGAGAAAGACATCTGAAAATTTCCTAACTGTTCACAACTCCTTAACAGTAAGGCTCTTAGCCTCCGTATCACTAATATAAGCCAAAAAGGCTTCGCATCCCTGTCGTACTAACTTTTCAGCCCTTAATGCTGAAATCACGTTCGACAGGTAGTTCCGAAATTCACCAAACACCACCACTTCCTTATCCTCTgccgttcttaacaccattcgcatTGCAGTGCAATCCAAAGTGGCTCGATGCTTCACCAGCTA belongs to Gossypium arboreum isolate Shixiya-1 chromosome 7, ASM2569848v2, whole genome shotgun sequence and includes:
- the LOC128295437 gene encoding uncharacterized protein LOC128295437, with product MGNSVFLKVLRFGRKRKLSPRFIGPYRVARWIGTVAYQLELPPELGQIHDVFHVSMLRRYHSDPSHVMAIEEIKVRPDLTFEEESIQIIGRDVKVLRRKGGGGVGGGSVDGMGVVAKVGRLGGVRSWSVA